The genomic DNA TAAATTATAAAATGGTTTATATTGCGCCCGGAACGTTTAATATGGGAAGTCCATCTAATGAATCTGACAGAGATAGTGATGAAGTTTTGCACGAAGTTAGGATAACGAAAGGCTTTTATATTGGAGTTACAGAAATAACTCAAGGCCAGTGGAAGAAAATTATGGGAAATAATCCGTCAAATTTTAGCAGTTGCGGTGATGATTGCCCTGTTGAACAGGTGTCTTGGCTTGATTGTCAGGAGTTTATAAAAAAATTAAATGAAAAAGAAAGAAGTGATAAATACAGGCTTCCAACTGAAGCAGAATGGGAATATGCCGCAAGGGCAGGGACATCTACTCCTTATGCTGGAGCAAGTTTGGATGCTATGGGATGGTATGGCGACAATTCTGGAAGCAAGACTCATCCAGTAGCAAAAAAGCAGGCAAATGCTTGGGGCTTGTATGATATGCATGGAAATGTATGGGAGTGGTGTTTTGATGTTAAAACTGATTA from Desulfobacterales bacterium includes the following:
- a CDS encoding formylglycine-generating enzyme family protein; the protein is MVYIAPGTFNMGSPSNESDRDSDEVLHEVRITKGFYIGVTEITQGQWKKIMGNNPSNFSSCGDDCPVEQVSWLDCQEFIKKLNEKERSDKYRLPTEAEWEYAARAGTSTPYAGASLDAMGWYGDNSGSKTHPVAKKQANAWGLYDMHGNVWEWCFDVKTDYSQNPPSNPIYTGKGWYDLYTLDISGLYADTGSSRVIRGGYWSSSAQSCRSAYRHYYSPSYRGSNLGARLARIP